The Geotalea uraniireducens Rf4 genome window below encodes:
- the dnaX gene encoding DNA polymerase III subunit gamma/tau — MSYLVLARKWRPQTFSDLIGQEHVSRTLQNAIDTGRVAHAFLFTGARGVGKTSSARILAKALNCEQGLTTEPCNTCPSCTEITDGNSVDVFEIDGASNTGVDDIRELRDNVKYLPSRSRYKIFIIDEVHMLTNNAFNALLKTLEEPPAHVKFIFATTEPHKVPITILSRCQRFDFKRIALQKIVDRLRYIVDQEQVSVSDKALAVVARKGDGSMRDSLSTLDQVLAFCGQTVTDEDVAGLLGVVDRRLLLEASQSIFARDSRAALEIVKRVDSFGYNMRQFCQELIDHFRNITILRTVVDAADILDLSEGEIAELKTQASATPPADLQRHLSILLKAEGEMAHSTFPRLVLEMALLKMASLSPLIPINELLDRLKALEGRTSASTVASPTPTWEKSAPRPESTAHQTDKSTVSPPAQNESRQPSPPQQAAAAGDTHRDNAPPPATGDAWSGFVAFVRGKKPFLASFLEYGRPLAVSAELLEIGYPAGSFQLSKMQDPDSLAELKGLAQQFFRREPGIRFKSLTEGGGDVPQSLLEKKSLEETNRKQQLRQKAMEHPLVNAALEVFGGVMGEVVKIDDKR; from the coding sequence TTGTCATATCTCGTGTTGGCTAGAAAATGGCGGCCTCAGACCTTCAGCGACCTGATCGGCCAGGAGCACGTCAGCCGCACCCTGCAAAATGCCATCGATACCGGCAGGGTTGCTCACGCCTTCCTCTTCACCGGCGCCCGTGGCGTGGGGAAGACCAGTTCGGCCCGCATCCTGGCAAAGGCGCTGAACTGCGAGCAGGGGCTCACCACCGAACCGTGCAACACCTGTCCCTCCTGCACGGAGATCACCGACGGCAATTCGGTGGATGTCTTTGAAATCGATGGCGCCTCCAACACCGGTGTGGACGACATCCGGGAACTGCGCGACAACGTCAAATACCTTCCTTCCCGCAGCCGCTACAAGATATTCATCATCGACGAAGTCCACATGCTTACCAACAACGCGTTCAACGCGCTGCTGAAGACCCTGGAAGAACCCCCTGCGCACGTAAAGTTCATCTTCGCCACTACCGAGCCGCACAAGGTTCCGATCACCATCCTCTCCCGCTGCCAGCGCTTTGATTTCAAGCGGATCGCCCTGCAAAAGATCGTTGACCGGCTGCGTTACATCGTCGATCAGGAGCAGGTGTCCGTCAGCGACAAGGCCCTCGCCGTCGTCGCCCGCAAGGGTGACGGGAGCATGCGCGACTCGCTTTCCACACTGGACCAGGTGCTGGCCTTTTGCGGGCAGACAGTTACGGATGAGGATGTTGCCGGGCTTCTGGGTGTAGTCGACCGGCGACTCCTGCTGGAAGCATCGCAGTCGATCTTCGCCAGGGACAGCCGTGCAGCGCTGGAGATCGTCAAGCGGGTCGATTCCTTCGGCTACAACATGCGTCAATTCTGTCAGGAGTTGATCGATCATTTCAGGAACATCACCATCCTGCGCACTGTTGTCGATGCCGCCGACATCCTTGACCTGTCCGAGGGGGAAATCGCCGAATTGAAAACCCAGGCCTCGGCCACCCCCCCTGCCGACCTGCAACGGCATCTGTCGATACTGCTCAAGGCGGAAGGCGAAATGGCCCACTCCACCTTTCCCCGCCTTGTTCTGGAAATGGCGCTCTTGAAGATGGCCTCATTGAGCCCCCTCATCCCGATCAATGAGCTGCTGGATCGACTCAAAGCCCTCGAAGGAAGGACCTCTGCGTCGACGGTTGCATCTCCGACGCCGACATGGGAAAAGTCTGCTCCCCGCCCGGAAAGCACAGCCCACCAAACGGATAAAAGTACCGTATCTCCACCGGCACAGAACGAGAGCCGCCAACCATCACCGCCCCAGCAAGCCGCTGCGGCAGGCGATACTCACCGTGACAATGCCCCCCCTCCCGCAACGGGAGATGCGTGGTCCGGTTTTGTCGCTTTTGTCAGAGGGAAAAAGCCCTTTCTCGCTTCTTTTCTCGAGTACGGCCGGCCGCTCGCCGTTTCAGCGGAACTCCTGGAAATCGGGTATCCGGCGGGCTCTTTCCAGCTCAGCAAAATGCAGGACCCGGACTCCCTGGCAGAGTTAAAAGGTTTGGCGCAGCAGTTTTTTCGACGCGAACCCGGTATACGTTTCAAATCCCTGACGGAGGGGGGCGGCGACGTTCCACAGAGTCTCCTGGAAAAAAAAAGTCTTGAAGAAACCAATCGCAAGCAACAGCTGAGACAAAAAGCCATGGAACACCCGCTGGTCAACGCGGCCCTGGAGGTCTTCGGCGGCGTGATGGGCGAAGTCGTGAAGATAGACGACAAGCGGTAG
- a CDS encoding YbaB/EbfC family nucleoid-associated protein: MSKGLASIMKQAQMMQQKMGKLQEEAAQKTVEATSGGGAVTAVVNGKNQLISLTIKKEAVDPEDVEMLQDLVVAAVNEALAKVQTEMAEQMNKITGGINIPGLF, encoded by the coding sequence ATGTCAAAAGGTTTAGCGTCGATCATGAAGCAAGCTCAGATGATGCAGCAGAAAATGGGTAAATTGCAGGAGGAAGCCGCACAGAAAACCGTGGAAGCCACATCCGGCGGTGGTGCGGTTACCGCCGTGGTAAACGGCAAGAATCAGCTTATTTCCCTCACCATCAAGAAAGAGGCGGTTGATCCGGAAGATGTTGAAATGCTGCAAGACCTTGTCGTGGCAGCGGTTAACGAGGCACTGGCCAAGGTTCAAACTGAAATGGCCGAACAGATGAACAAGATAACCGGCGGCATCAACATCCCCGGCCTCTTTTAG
- the recR gene encoding recombination mediator RecR translates to MLHISRSLTKLLGELKKLPSVGDKTALRLAFHLLKSPENLSALAKSLLEVRDGVRFCSTCFGITESDPCHLCTTPRDDASICVVEEPQDILAMERSQAFKGRYHVLHGALSPLNGVTPGQLRIAELLQRLENGSVKEVLLATNFTVEGEATALYLTRLIKPLSIKVTRLAHGIPIGSDLEYVDAATVQRAVEGRSEL, encoded by the coding sequence ATGCTACATATTTCAAGGTCATTGACGAAGCTGCTCGGGGAACTGAAGAAACTGCCCAGTGTTGGAGACAAAACCGCCTTAAGGCTCGCCTTTCATCTCCTCAAGTCACCGGAAAACTTATCCGCTCTGGCCAAAAGTCTCTTGGAAGTCAGAGACGGGGTACGCTTTTGTTCCACCTGCTTCGGCATTACTGAAAGCGATCCCTGTCATCTCTGCACTACACCCAGGGATGATGCTTCGATCTGTGTGGTGGAAGAACCGCAGGACATTCTGGCCATGGAACGCAGCCAGGCATTCAAGGGCCGTTATCACGTGCTGCACGGAGCGTTGTCACCCCTTAACGGCGTAACGCCCGGACAGCTGAGAATAGCCGAACTGCTTCAGCGCCTGGAAAATGGTTCCGTCAAGGAAGTGCTCCTTGCCACCAATTTTACCGTCGAAGGTGAGGCAACGGCACTCTACCTGACCAGGCTCATAAAACCATTGTCCATCAAAGTCACTAGACTTGCCCATGGCATTCCCATAGGCAGCGACCTGGAATACGTCGACGCCGCCACAGTGCAGCGGGCTGTCGAAGGGCGCTCTGAATTGTAG
- the nifJ gene encoding pyruvate:ferredoxin (flavodoxin) oxidoreductase produces the protein MSRRMVTIDGNTAAAHVAHATNEVIAIYPITPSSVMGEISDEKSAKGEKNIWGTVPLVAEMQSEGGASGAVHGALQAGAMTTTFTASQGLLLMIPNMFKIAGELTSTVFHVSARAIAAQALSIFGDHSDVMACRSTGWAMLCSNNVQEVMDFALISQAATLRARIPFIHFFDGFRTSHEVQKVEELTFDDMRAMINDDLVLAHRKRALSPDNPVMRGTAQNPDVYFQGRESVNKYYPPTVGIVQEEMDKFSKLTGRQYKLVDYVGAADAERVIVVMGSAADTIHETVETLSAKGEKVGLIKIRLYRPFPVDALVAALPATVKKIAVLDRTKEPGSLGEPLYLDVRTAIGEAMAEKKTAFSHYPAIVGGRYGLGSKEFTPAMAKSVFDNLKDDQPKNHFVVGIKEDVCNTSLDFDAAFANTAAGTYSAMFYGLGSDGTVGANKNSIKIIGEKTDNNVQAYFVYDSKKAGSVTTSHLRFGKNIIRSPYLIDRADFIACHNFTFLEKYDMLSKAKEGATFLLCSPFDKDEVWDRMPIEVQQQIIAKKLKFYVINAIKLGEELGLGARINVIMQTAFFRISSIIPLEIALGAIKDAIKKSYGKAGEKVVEMNNKAVDAALENIFEVAVPAKADSKLKMPPVVGSHAPAFVQDVTAEIIAGRGDDVPVSAMPADGTFPTATSQYEKRNIAVEIPVWDEALCIQCGICSFVCPHATIRMKAYDPSLLAKAPKTFKSVDAKGADFSGNKFTLQVAPEDCTGCAACVHNCPAKSKDDPKHKAINMQFQPPLRETEAANYDFFLSLPETDPKLVKKETLKGSQLIRPLFEYSGACAGCGETPYLKLLSQLFGDRALIANATGCTSIYGGNLPTTPWAKRADGRGPAWSNSLFEDNAEFGFGMRLTVDKFTEAAGELLVELMDCGCTACTSMAGLMGEIKSADQSTQEGIEAQRTRIESLKKGLAACTEPAAKRLISLADYLVKKSVWIVGGDGWAYDIGYGGLDHVIASGKNVNLLVLDTEVYSNTGGQASKSTPLGAVAQFAAGGKAMPKKDLGMIAMAYGNVYVAKVALSNPAQVVKAFTEAEAFNGPSLIIAYAHCIAHGINMATAVDENKRAVACGHWPLMRYNPELAAQGKNPLQLDSKAPTMSFEEYAYGENRYRVLKKNNPEAAAALMEQATSWTSRRFELYEKMAAMSYDSSPEKK, from the coding sequence ATGAGTCGCAGAATGGTTACGATCGACGGCAACACCGCAGCAGCCCACGTAGCGCACGCAACCAACGAGGTAATCGCCATTTATCCCATTACGCCGTCTTCGGTTATGGGCGAGATCTCCGACGAGAAGAGCGCCAAGGGGGAGAAGAACATCTGGGGAACTGTGCCGCTTGTTGCTGAAATGCAGTCGGAAGGGGGTGCATCCGGTGCTGTTCACGGCGCCCTGCAGGCAGGGGCTATGACCACCACCTTCACCGCCAGCCAGGGTCTGCTGCTGATGATCCCCAACATGTTCAAGATCGCCGGCGAGCTGACTTCCACTGTTTTTCATGTTTCCGCCCGCGCCATCGCTGCCCAGGCGCTTTCCATCTTCGGCGACCATTCAGACGTAATGGCCTGCCGCTCGACGGGCTGGGCCATGCTCTGTTCAAACAACGTTCAGGAAGTAATGGACTTCGCCCTGATCTCCCAGGCCGCAACGCTTCGCGCACGGATACCGTTCATCCATTTCTTCGACGGCTTCAGAACCTCCCATGAAGTACAGAAGGTTGAAGAACTTACCTTCGACGACATGCGGGCAATGATCAACGATGACCTGGTGCTGGCTCACCGCAAGCGGGCATTGTCCCCTGACAACCCGGTCATGCGCGGCACTGCGCAGAACCCCGACGTCTACTTCCAGGGTCGCGAGTCGGTCAACAAATACTATCCGCCAACTGTCGGCATCGTTCAGGAAGAAATGGACAAATTTTCGAAACTGACCGGCCGGCAGTACAAGCTGGTTGACTATGTCGGCGCTGCCGATGCGGAGCGGGTAATCGTCGTCATGGGTTCCGCTGCGGACACAATCCATGAAACCGTCGAAACCCTGAGCGCAAAAGGCGAAAAGGTCGGTCTGATCAAGATTCGCCTCTATCGGCCGTTCCCGGTTGACGCCCTTGTTGCTGCCCTGCCGGCAACCGTGAAAAAAATCGCCGTTCTCGATCGCACCAAGGAACCCGGTTCGCTTGGCGAGCCCCTCTATCTCGATGTACGGACCGCCATCGGCGAAGCAATGGCAGAAAAGAAGACCGCCTTCAGCCACTATCCGGCCATAGTCGGCGGCCGCTACGGCCTTGGCTCCAAGGAATTCACCCCGGCAATGGCGAAGTCCGTATTTGACAACCTGAAAGACGACCAGCCGAAAAACCATTTCGTGGTCGGCATCAAGGAAGATGTCTGCAACACGAGCCTTGATTTCGATGCCGCTTTCGCCAACACGGCTGCCGGCACCTATTCCGCCATGTTCTACGGCCTTGGCTCTGACGGCACAGTCGGCGCCAATAAAAACTCCATCAAGATCATCGGTGAGAAAACGGATAACAATGTTCAGGCTTACTTCGTTTACGACTCCAAAAAAGCCGGCAGCGTCACGACTTCCCATCTCCGGTTCGGCAAAAACATCATCCGCTCGCCGTACCTCATTGACCGTGCCGACTTTATCGCCTGTCACAACTTCACCTTCCTGGAAAAATACGACATGCTGTCAAAGGCCAAGGAAGGCGCGACATTCCTCCTCTGCTCCCCGTTCGACAAAGACGAGGTTTGGGACCGGATGCCGATTGAAGTGCAGCAGCAGATAATCGCTAAAAAACTTAAGTTCTATGTCATCAACGCCATCAAGCTGGGTGAAGAGCTGGGCCTCGGCGCGCGCATCAACGTAATCATGCAAACCGCCTTTTTCAGGATATCTTCCATCATCCCGCTTGAAATCGCCCTCGGCGCCATCAAGGACGCCATCAAGAAGAGCTACGGCAAAGCCGGTGAAAAGGTTGTCGAGATGAACAACAAGGCCGTTGACGCGGCCCTGGAAAATATTTTCGAAGTTGCGGTTCCTGCGAAAGCCGACAGCAAACTCAAAATGCCGCCGGTCGTCGGAAGTCACGCGCCTGCATTCGTTCAGGATGTGACGGCCGAAATCATTGCCGGCCGCGGCGACGACGTGCCCGTTTCGGCCATGCCTGCAGACGGCACCTTCCCCACCGCCACTTCCCAGTATGAAAAGCGAAATATTGCCGTGGAAATTCCGGTATGGGACGAAGCGCTTTGCATCCAATGCGGCATCTGCTCCTTCGTCTGCCCCCATGCAACCATCCGGATGAAAGCTTACGACCCATCCCTGCTCGCCAAGGCACCGAAGACCTTTAAATCGGTCGATGCAAAGGGTGCGGACTTCAGCGGCAATAAATTCACCCTTCAGGTTGCCCCTGAAGACTGCACCGGCTGCGCTGCCTGCGTCCATAACTGCCCGGCCAAGAGCAAGGATGACCCGAAACACAAGGCAATCAACATGCAGTTCCAGCCACCGCTGCGCGAAACTGAGGCGGCGAACTACGACTTCTTCCTTTCCTTGCCTGAAACCGATCCGAAGCTGGTCAAGAAGGAAACCCTCAAGGGTAGCCAGCTGATCAGACCATTGTTCGAATACTCGGGAGCCTGTGCGGGATGCGGTGAAACTCCTTATCTCAAGCTTCTGTCCCAGCTCTTCGGCGACAGGGCGCTGATCGCCAATGCCACCGGCTGTACCTCCATCTACGGCGGCAACCTGCCGACCACCCCCTGGGCAAAGCGTGCCGATGGCCGCGGTCCGGCCTGGTCCAACTCGCTGTTCGAGGATAACGCGGAATTCGGCTTCGGCATGAGGCTGACGGTCGACAAATTTACAGAAGCTGCCGGTGAACTGCTGGTGGAACTCATGGATTGCGGCTGCACGGCCTGCACATCCATGGCCGGACTGATGGGCGAAATAAAAAGTGCAGACCAGTCGACCCAGGAAGGGATCGAAGCCCAGCGTACCCGCATCGAGAGCCTGAAAAAGGGGCTGGCCGCATGCACTGAACCCGCCGCAAAACGACTTATCTCCCTAGCGGATTACCTGGTCAAAAAATCGGTCTGGATCGTCGGTGGTGACGGTTGGGCTTATGACATCGGCTACGGCGGTCTCGACCACGTTATTGCTTCCGGCAAGAACGTCAACCTGCTGGTGCTCGATACGGAAGTTTATTCCAACACCGGCGGCCAGGCATCCAAATCCACACCGCTCGGCGCCGTTGCCCAGTTCGCCGCCGGAGGCAAGGCAATGCCGAAGAAAGACCTGGGGATGATCGCCATGGCTTACGGCAATGTGTACGTGGCAAAGGTTGCCCTGAGCAACCCTGCCCAGGTAGTCAAGGCCTTCACCGAAGCCGAGGCATTCAACGGCCCGTCCCTCATCATCGCCTATGCCCACTGCATCGCCCACGGCATCAACATGGCCACAGCGGTTGATGAAAACAAGAGAGCCGTTGCCTGCGGTCACTGGCCGCTTATGCGCTACAATCCCGAACTGGCCGCCCAGGGCAAGAACCCGCTCCAGCTCGACAGTAAAGCGCCGACCATGTCATTCGAGGAGTACGCCTACGGTGAAAACCGTTACCGCGTTCTGAAGAAAAACAACCCTGAAGCTGCTGCTGCCCTGATGGAGCAGGCAACCAGCTGGACCAGCCGCAGGTTTGAACTTTATGAGAAAATGGCCGCCATGTCCTACGATAGCAGCCCGGAGAAAAAATAG
- a CDS encoding roadblock/LC7 domain-containing protein produces the protein MSNPQMVMYDEEFKQINAVIEKLLREANSKVIFLVDKNGQLITGVGETERFDTTSLASLTAGNIAATGGLAKLIGEKEFSILFHEGEKDNLHISIVGGRVILVVLFDSRSSLGLVRLRVKKASEELTTIFSRLMQKAEEKEKSGDTDFPFAEITDDDIDNLFS, from the coding sequence ATGTCGAATCCTCAGATGGTTATGTACGATGAGGAATTCAAACAGATTAATGCTGTTATTGAAAAGCTTTTAAGGGAAGCCAACAGCAAGGTAATTTTCCTGGTAGATAAAAACGGCCAGTTGATTACCGGCGTGGGTGAAACCGAACGCTTCGACACCACCTCGTTGGCATCGCTGACTGCCGGTAATATTGCAGCTACAGGCGGCCTGGCAAAACTCATCGGCGAAAAAGAGTTTTCGATCCTTTTTCATGAAGGTGAAAAAGATAATCTGCATATATCCATCGTCGGCGGCAGAGTCATCCTTGTCGTCCTGTTCGACAGTCGTTCCTCGCTCGGGCTGGTACGGCTTCGCGTCAAGAAAGCATCCGAAGAGTTAACCACCATCTTCTCAAGACTCATGCAGAAAGCAGAGGAAAAGGAAAAAAGCGGTGACACGGATTTTCCCTTTGCCGAAATAACCGACGATGATATCGATAACCTGTTCAGTTAA
- a CDS encoding GTP-binding protein, producing MSFINYASREINCKIVYYGPGLCGKTTNLQFVYQKTAPEAKGKMISLATETERTLFFDFLPLALGEIRGFKTRFHLYTVPGQVFYDASRKLILKGVDGVVFVADSQEERMDANMESIENLRINLTEQGYDLDKIPYVIQYNKRDLPNVVSVDELRKELNPANIPDFEACATTGEGVFETLKAVAKLILIDLKKGK from the coding sequence ATGTCCTTCATCAACTACGCCTCCCGTGAGATAAACTGCAAAATCGTTTATTACGGTCCCGGCCTCTGCGGCAAAACAACTAATCTCCAGTTCGTCTACCAGAAGACCGCTCCCGAAGCAAAAGGCAAAATGATCAGTCTTGCCACGGAAACGGAACGAACTCTTTTTTTCGATTTTCTGCCGCTGGCTCTCGGTGAGATCAGGGGATTCAAAACCCGCTTCCATCTTTACACCGTGCCGGGCCAGGTATTTTATGACGCCTCCAGAAAGCTCATCCTTAAAGGGGTTGATGGCGTGGTTTTCGTTGCCGATTCACAGGAAGAGCGGATGGACGCCAATATGGAGTCAATTGAAAACCTCCGCATAAATCTTACCGAGCAGGGATACGATCTGGATAAAATCCCCTACGTGATCCAGTACAACAAACGTGACCTCCCTAACGTTGTCAGCGTTGATGAATTGCGCAAAGAGCTGAATCCTGCCAACATTCCTGATTTTGAGGCCTGCGCCACCACCGGCGAAGGCGTATTTGAAACTTTAAAGGCGGTCGCCAAACTGATACTGATCGATCTGAAAAAAGGAAAGTAA
- a CDS encoding OmpA family protein: protein MKKISCYLMVLLFLFVIASTAAAAGIQPDSFTLSGIVGGYSFDGKQHLETRPVVGIRGGYNFTKYVGVEALFDYVRTEGTRAGLGDANVYRYGGDVLLHILPDSDLVPYLAAGYGGLTLDRENQKTNNHGVFDYGVGLKYFLTDNLALRGDFRHLVFRDSGETLYNYEYTAGVAYQFGGEKPAPAPVPPPVVEPAPEAPLEPVPAAEPTPGRYKYCITLHIEFDIDKADIRPEYHDEVAKVGDFMKKYPTTTTVIEGHTDNVGTAEYNMGLSQRRAESVVNYLVEKFGIENSRLSAKGYGLTRPVADNSTNEGKQLNRRIEAIIDCAFDVKEIQPPERLCMLLQVEFDTGKADIKPQYREEIAKVGDYMKKYPTTTAAIEGHTDNVGGSEYNMKLSQERAENVVNYLVENFGIERSRLSAKGYGFTRRIAYNNTAEGRQKNRRINAVIDCVIKK from the coding sequence ATGAAAAAGATTTCCTGCTACCTGATGGTTCTGCTGTTCCTTTTCGTTATTGCATCAACAGCCGCTGCTGCCGGTATCCAGCCCGATTCCTTTACCCTTTCCGGCATTGTCGGCGGGTACAGCTTCGACGGCAAACAACACCTGGAGACGAGGCCTGTCGTCGGCATCCGCGGCGGCTACAATTTCACCAAGTATGTCGGTGTCGAGGCGCTGTTCGACTACGTACGAACGGAGGGGACCCGGGCCGGTCTTGGCGATGCCAATGTGTACCGCTATGGCGGTGATGTCCTGCTGCATATCTTGCCCGACAGCGACCTGGTCCCCTATCTGGCGGCAGGTTACGGCGGACTCACCCTTGACCGGGAGAACCAGAAAACAAATAACCATGGTGTCTTCGACTACGGGGTGGGGCTCAAGTACTTCCTGACCGACAACCTGGCACTGCGCGGTGATTTCCGGCACTTGGTCTTCAGGGACAGTGGCGAGACCCTCTACAATTATGAATACACCGCCGGCGTCGCCTATCAGTTCGGAGGGGAAAAGCCGGCTCCCGCGCCCGTGCCGCCGCCCGTCGTAGAACCGGCCCCGGAAGCCCCGCTCGAACCGGTTCCGGCCGCTGAACCTACTCCCGGCCGCTACAAATACTGCATCACGCTCCATATCGAGTTCGACATCGACAAGGCCGACATCCGGCCGGAATACCATGACGAGGTGGCAAAGGTCGGTGATTTCATGAAGAAATACCCGACAACCACCACCGTCATCGAAGGGCACACCGACAACGTCGGCACCGCCGAGTACAACATGGGACTCTCCCAGCGCCGCGCCGAGAGCGTTGTGAACTACCTGGTGGAAAAATTCGGCATTGAGAACTCCCGCCTCTCCGCCAAAGGATATGGCCTCACACGTCCCGTCGCCGACAACTCCACCAACGAGGGTAAGCAGTTGAACCGCCGCATCGAGGCCATTATCGACTGCGCCTTCGACGTCAAGGAGATCCAGCCTCCCGAACGGCTCTGCATGTTGCTGCAGGTGGAATTCGACACCGGTAAGGCCGATATCAAGCCCCAGTACCGTGAGGAAATCGCCAAGGTCGGCGATTACATGAAGAAATACCCGACGACCACCGCCGCTATCGAGGGGCACACCGACAACGTCGGCGGCTCTGAGTACAACATGAAACTCTCCCAGGAGCGCGCTGAAAACGTGGTGAACTACCTGGTGGAAAACTTCGGAATCGAACGCTCCCGTCTCTCTGCCAAGGGGTACGGCTTCACCCGCCGCATCGCCTATAACAACACAGCGGAGGGGAGGCAGAAAAACAGAAGGATTAATGCGGTCATCGACTGCGTTATCAAGAAGTAA